A DNA window from Mytilus edulis chromosome 14, xbMytEdul2.2, whole genome shotgun sequence contains the following coding sequences:
- the LOC139502965 gene encoding uncharacterized protein KIAA1958-like codes for MFYDWCRSNGNLRLVEDVPAEELDVLLSRFYIGVRRKDGEEYEPGTLTGVQNSIDRHLKDNKSMIDIKKDKLFDHSRKILETKRKELKGQGKGNKKNRAEAVEPEDVKLLYNKQILGAANPTSLLNTVWFNNGVFFAFRGRQEHSTLLLGDLEIKKNAKGLEFVEFNERTTKTRTGAKAGDERPVAPKMFAQEDNDNCPIRLLKLYLSKRPSDLKNDPNSRFYLRPLVNVNVDTEVWYSHQPLGKNKLGEMMKMMANQAQLSGRKVNHSTRKTFASSLLQSERPITEVAQLGGWKSVSTLTHYNTPSIKQQNMASNIIAQTAIPDLNEDTNSINEHSSNIENVDVTCNTAVRDENFNITDDITVERYCTPSQLHSVNSNTLAVKNRQETNPFNILCGASVTGGTVNINIFSGKRKFESSQE; via the exons ATGTTTTATGACTGGTGTAGATCAAATGGAAATTTAAGATTGGTTGAAGATGTTCCAGCAGAGGAGCTTGATGTGTTGCTATCTCGTTTTTATATag gagTTCGAAGAAAAGATGGAGAGGAGTATGAGCCTGGGACTCTAACTGGTGTCCAAAATAGTATAGATCGGCATCTAAAAGACAATAAGAGCATGATCGACATTAAGAAAGACAAATTATTTGACCACTCAAGAAAAATATTGGAAACTAAACGTAAGGAGTTAAAAGGCCAGGGTAAAGGCAACAAAAAGAACAGAGCAGAAGCAGTTGAGCCTGAAGACGTGAAATTGTTGTACAATAAACAGATACTTGGAGCTG ctaaTCCAACATCCTTGTTGAATACTGTCTGGTTTAATAATGGAGTTTTCTTCGCATTCCGTGGACGACAAGAACATTCAACCTTACTACTAGGTGatcttgagataaaaaaaaatgcaaaaggcttagaatttgttgaatttaatg aaagaaCAACAAAAACCCGCACAGGAGCAAAGGCTGGAGATGAAAGACCTGTGGCCCCAAAAATGTTTGCACAAGAAGATAATGACAATTGCCCTATAAGGTTATTAAAACTGTACTTGTCAAAGCGTCCATCAGATTTGAAAAATGACCCAAACTCAAGATTCTATTTACGACCACTGGTCAATGTTAATGTGGATACTGAAGTTTGGTACAGCCATCAACCATTAGGAAAAAACAAGTTGGGggaaatgatgaaaatgatggcTAATCAGGCTCAATTGTCTGGTAGAAAAGTAAACCACTCAACAAGGAAAACATTTGCCTCTTCGTTACTGCAGTCGGAACGGCCAATTACAGAAGTGGCGCAGTTAGGAGGATGGAAAAGTGTTTCTACCCTCACTCATTACAACACTCCTTCTATTAAACAACAAAATATGGCTTCCAACATCATAGCACAAACTGCTATTCCAGATTTGAATGAAGATACAAACAGTATAAATGAACACtcatcaaatatagaaaatgttgATGTTACATGTAATACTGCTGTCAGAGATGAAAACTTTAATATAACTGATGATATTACAGTTGAGAGGTACTGTACACCTTCACAGCTCCACAGTGTTAACTCTAACACGTTAGCAGTAAAAAATCGACAGGAAACAAACCCATTTAATATTCTTTGTGGTGCATCTGTAACTGGTGGAACTGTAAACATTAACATTTTTTCCGGAAAAAGAAAATTTGAGTCATCACAGGAATAG